The Pseudomonas entomophila genome segment GAGGAGCGCATCCTCCTGCGCCTGGGGCGGGCCTATCGCTCGGTGCGCCTGGGCAGTGCCCGGCGCGACTGGCTCGACCCGCTGCTGCAGCGGGCGGGCCTGGCCCATGGCGAATTTTCCCCGCGCAACTGGCTGCTGGCCTGGGTCGGGCTGACCTTGCTGGCGGGGCTGGCCGCGGGCTGGGTGGCGGCGTTGATGACGCTGCTCGGCCTGCCCCTGCTGGGTTACTTCTACCTGAGCTGGCGCTGCCGCCGCCAACTGCGCCAGATCATCGAGCAACTGCCGGGCCTGCTCGACCACAGCGTGCGCAGCCTCAAGGCTGGGCGCACGCTCAGCGACGCGGTGCTCGGCGGCATCGAGGCCACCCGCGAGCCGCTGCGTTCGGCGATGCTGCGGGTGCGCCGCAATGTGCAGCTGGGTGTGCCGCTGGACGATGCGGTCAGCGAACTGGCCGAGCTCTACGGCCAGGACGAGTTGCGCATGTTCGCACTGGGCCTGCGCATCAACCAGCGCCATGGCGGCAATGCCAGCGAGCTGATGGAGAACCTGATCAAGCTGATCCGCGAGCACGAGCAGGGCGACCGCCAACTGCGGGCGATGACCGGCGAGACGCGCATCACCGCGTGGATCCTCGGTGCCTTGCCCTTGGGCATGGTCGGCTACTTCCTGTTCGCCAACCCCGGTTACCTGATGGCCATGTGGCGCGACAGCCACGGGCAGATGATGCTGCTGTTCGCCTTTGCCCTGCAGGCCGTCGGTTGCCTGGTGCTGTGGCGCATGATGAGGAGCCTCTGACCATGGCCTTGATGCTCAGCGCGCTGTGCCTGTTCGCCGGTTTCGTGCTGTTGGCGCTGCAACTGGCCTGGCAGTGGCGGGCGCGGCAGCGGGTCGCAAGGCGCCTGCAAGGGCGCATGGCCCGTGACGAGCGCCTGGGCGACTGGTTGCAGTGGCTGGGCAGCAGCCCGCTGGGGCGGCGCCTGCAGCGGCTGGATGGCGAAACCCAGGCACTGCTCGACCGCCTCGGCTGGCGGCGCAGCCGGCAGCGTGCGCTGTTCGCCGCCGTGCAACTGGGGTTGCCGTTGCTGGCGATGATTGTGGTGCTGGTGATGGTGCATGGCCTGCCGGGGGAGCGGCGCGGGCATTGGGTCGTGCTGGTGCTGTGCGCGCTGGGCGCCGGCTACCTGCTGCCCAAGCGCCTGCTGGCGGCTGCAGCGGCGCGCCGGCAGCGGCGGATTGCCCGGGAGGTGAGCGTGCTGATCCCCTTGCTGCGCATCCTCTTCGAAACCGGGCTGGCGGTGGAGCAGGCCCTGCGCGTGCTGGCCCAGGAAGGGCGCAGCCTGGTACCGAACATCAGCGACGAACTGCGCCTGGTGTTGCAGCGGGTCGACTCGGGCCTGGCCCTGGGCCCGGAGCTGGAGAAGAGCGCGCGCCTGCTGGCGGTGGACGAACTGATCGACACCTGCGTGATCCTTCAGCAATTGCTGGTGCAGGGCAGCGGCTCGATGAAGTCGCTGCTGGCGCTCAAGGAGCTGCTCGACGACCGGCGCCTGACCGGTTTGCAGGAGCGGGTGTCGAAGATGTCGGCGAAGATGTCGGCGGTGATGATGGTGTTCCTGTTCCCGGCCTTGCTCATCGTCCTGGCCGGGCCGGGTTTTTCCGCCTTGGCGCGGGCATTGGGGTCCTGAGGGGGAGACGGATGAGAGCGATCATGGTGTTCACCGGCCTGTTGCTGCTGACAGGGTGTGCCGGGCAGCAGCCGGACAGCCTGGCGCGGTTGTTCGGTGGCGGCGCGTGCGGCAAGCCCGATGCCGACCAGCAACTGAGCCTGGACATGGCCGACCAGATGATCGACGAGGGCCGACCCCATGCCGGGCTGGCGCATCTGGAGCAGTTGCCCGACACGCTGGAAGCGGTGCGCCTGCGCAAGGCCAAGGTGCTGCGCCAACTGGGCCGCAGTGACGCCGAGCCGCTGTACCGCAGCCTGCTGGGCGGTTGCCTGGCGGCCGAGGGCGAGCATGGCCTGGGCCAGCTGGCCTCGGCGCGGGGCGACGATGTGCAGGCCCTGCGCCACTTGCAGCGCGCGGCGCGCCTGGCGCCCACCGACGAGAAGGTGCGCAACGACCTGGGGGTGGTGCAGATGAACCTGGGGCATCACGAGGAGGCTCGCTTCGAGCTGCTCACGGCCATCGAACTGAAGGATGACAACCCGCTGCCGGCGCTCAATCTGGTGACCTTGGCGCTGGTGCAGGACAACTGGCGCCAGGCCGAGGACCTGGTGAACCGGCTGCGCCTGGGACCCGCGCAATTCGCCGAGGCCCAGGCGCGGGCGCAGCAGATCAGATCCACCGGGCGCGGGCCGCTGGCCAGCACGGCGCCGTCCACGTCGTCGCTCAATTGATAGGAGGTGACCATGTGCAAACCCTGGATCGTCCTGGCCTGCCTCGCCCTGTCGCAGACCAGTTGGGCGCAGGAGCCGCCTCGGCAGCCACGTCCGCAGACCGCCACGGAAGCGTTGTTGCAAGTGCAGGCGAGCAACCGTCAGGGGTCACGGATACCCCAGGTGCAGACCGACAAGGAGCGCGACCAGGCGATGCAGCGCTGGCTGGACAGCTACAAGTACGCGATCCCGGACTTCTACCGCTGGACCAAGGTCAATTCCTCCAACAACTGACGGCGCGGTACTTGTAGGCGCCAGCCTTGCTGGTGAACCGCTGCCCACACCGGACTACCGTGTGGAGCCGTTCGCCAGCAAGGCTGGCTCCTACAGCTCAGTGGGTGGTGAACCGCTGGTGCACCGGCGACGAGCGTGGCGTGAGGGCCAGGGCCAGTTGCGTGCGGTTGTGCATGTGGGTCAGGCGCAGCACCTGCGAGACATAAAGCTTCACGGTGTTTTCGGTAATGCCCAACTCGCAGGCGATCTGGTAGTTGGTCTTGCCCTTGCTCACCAGCTTGGCCACCTCCAGCTGGCGCGGTGACAGCTTCTCGAACGCCGGTGGCAGCTCCGCCTCGCCCTCGTCGGTGTCGCCGGCACGGCGGTGGGTGCCCTGGCCGCGGGCTTTTTCCAGGTCCTGGTAGAGATCGTCGATGGACTCGGCCAGCTCCTGCAGGCGTTGATTCAGGCTGCCCAGCTCACGGAAGTTGCGACGCCGCTCCAACAGCGCATGCTCCTGACGGCGCACGCCTTCGAGCAGTTCGTCCAGGTCCATGGGCTTTTGGTAATAATCTGCAAAACCTTCGCGCAAGGCGCGGATCACGTCCTGCTTGTCAGCCCGCCCGGTCAGCATGATCGCCTCGAACATGCGCTGCGGCCCGGTCATCTGTTTCAGCGCACGGACCAGCTCGATGCCATCGCGGTCAGGCATGTGCAGGTCGCAAAGGATCAGGCCGATGGCTTCGTCGGCCTTGTAGCATTCGATGGCCTCGGCCGTGGAATGGGCGGCGATGCAGCGATATCCCTCGCTTTCGAGAAACTCGCATAACTCTTCAACGATCAATGGCTGGTCATCGACAACCAGCATCTTCACCTCACTGATGGTTTTGCTCACGTTCAACTCCCTGTGAATGCGGCCCTGCTCCCGGGCCAAACGCTCTGGCAGGAAGAAAAGTAGTCGCACTTTGCAATTATGTATATGGACTGTAGACCGGTTCCGACCGCTGGGCCGATTATTGGATCCACACGGCGGTGAGCAGGAAGCCCGCCAGCACATAAGGCGCAAAGGGCTGCTTGTCGCCGACCTCTTCGGCGAGTTTCTGCAGGCGTTTCTTCACTTTGGGGTTGAGCAGGGTCCATAACCGGCGCCTGCCGAACATCCACGCCAGCACGGTGATCCCGGCACCGATGAATGTGCCGAGCACGTACTGCGGGCTGGTGGCCAGGGCCAGGGCGCCCATCAACTTGACGTCGCCGGCACCAAAGCGGCCAAGCATGTAGCCGGGCAAGGTGAGCAGCATGACGATGGCCAGGGCCCAGCCGGCCTCGCTGGCGTCGGCGCCGATCCAACTGTGGCCGGTGGCGAACAGCCAGGCCAGGGCGCAGCCCGCGACACCCAGGGTGAGGGTGTTGGAAATCTGCCGTTCACGGACATCTTGTTCAGTACACAAGGCAAGCCACATCAGGAGAACAATGCTTTGCATTGGCAGAATGCCATCCCTATTCGTTGAACGGTTCTATGCTGTCAGACAGGTCTCACAGTCAGGGTAGACGCGATCATGAAAGCAAGCCCGGCGGGACGGCAAAAAGGCGCGGCAGCCATCGAGTTTGTCGCGGTATTCATGGTGTTTTTCGCGGTGTTCTACGGTTTGGTGAGCTACACCCTGCCAATGCTGATGCTGCAGTCGTTCAACCAGGCCAGCAGCGAGGCAGTGCGCCGCTGTGTGGCGGTGGACCCGAGCAGCCAGACCTACGAGCTGGACGTGCAGGGCCTGGCGCGCCAGGTGATCGGCCAGCAGCTGGCGTGGATGCCCAATGCGCTCGGCTTCAACCTGCTCACCGATACGCGGGTCAGCGTGGGCACCGACAAGGTGCTGACCGTGGTCATCGACTACCCGCGTGCACGCTTGAACCGTGTGCTGCCGAGCCTGGTGCTGCCGGTGGTCGGCGAGGTGCCCAAGCTGCCCGACCGGCTGCAGGCCCAGGCGAGCCTCCAGCTATGAGTGGTGGTCTGTTCGACCGCTGGCGCGCGGCGCCACCCCCTGTCGTCGAACCACAAGCCTTGCCAGCGGTGGGCCTGCAACTGTTGCTCGATGAGCAGGCCCAGGTCTTGCGCCTGGCCGGGCCGTTGCGCACCTTGCTGGCCTTGCCGGGGCGACCGGGCGCACGCCTGCATGACTACCTGCAACGGCATAGCTGGCTGGTGATCGAGGGCGAGCCCGGCGACTGGCAAGGGCAGCCCCTCGACCTTGATTTCAACACCGTTGTAGGTCACGCACTGCACACCCGCGGTTGGCTGCAGCGTCACGGGCAGGCCTGGTTGCTGCAACTGTTCGATATCGGCGATTTGTTGCGTGAACAGCGCTGGGATCGCCAGCGGCCACTGCTGGGCGAGATCGGCCACGCACTACGCGAATGTGGCGCACAGCGTCTGGCGCAGACCGCCAGCGCGCAATTGCAGGTACTGGCCGAGCACTGGCAGGCGGCGTCGCTGCGCCTGATGTTGCGCGAACCGAATGGCTGGCGCCATTACGCCAGCAGTGACAGCACATGGCCTTGGCCGCAGGACAGCCGCCTGCAGGCCCGATTGGACAGCTTGCCAGCAGCCACCCTGCTTGACGTGAAGGACGATGTGGAACTCCAGGCGTTGTGTGGCGGCGCTTCATTGCTTCTGCTGCCCTACCGCCAGGGGCAGGATGCCGAAGCCTGGTTGCTGTGCGCCGGCGCCACGCAGGTGCCGGAGGCCGACATGGCACTGGCGTTGGTCCGGACCCTGGTCGAGCCGCTGCTGGCCCGCTTGTGGCGCCAGCAGTGGCAGCAGCAGTCCACGCACCTCGACGAACTGCAGCGGCAGTTGGGGGCGGGGTGGTGGGAATGGCCGGCACAGGGGGATCTGCAACTGGATCCGGCATTGGCCCAGGCGCTTGCCCTGCCGCACCAGGCCAGCCTTGGGCAATGGCTGGCCCGCCTGCACCCGGCTGACCGCGAACCCGCGCAGCTTGCGCTGGCACAGGCCCGCGAAGGGCACGCGCTGAATTTGAGCCTGCGCTTGCTGGACGACGGAGCCCTGGAAACCCCGCGCTGGTGGCAGTGGGTGGGCCAGCCGCAGGGGCAGCGGCTGCATGGCTTCCTGCTCGACATCAGCGCGCTCAAGACCCAGGAGCAGCAGGCCGGGATGGCCCGCGCCCGTCTGGAAAACCTGATCGCCAGTTCCCCCGCGGTGATCTATGTGCAGCGCTACGCCGAGGGCGCGTTGCACAGCGACTTCTTCAGCGCCAGCCTGGCACCGCTGCTGGGCTGGGACGTGGACAGCGAGCTGGCGCGCCAGCCGGGCCTGGCCGTACACCCGGATGACCGCCCGTTGTGGTTGGCCCGCACCCGCAGCCTGTTGCGCGACGGCCAGGTGCGCTGCCGCTACCGGCTGCGCGATCAGCTCGGCGGCTATCACTGGATGCTCGACGAGGCCCGGCTGCTGCGCGACGAGCTTGGCCAGCCGGTGGAAGTGGTGGGGTTGTGGCTGGATGTCAGCGAGGCGACCGAGGCCGCCGAGCGCATGCGCCAGAGCGAGGAACGCTACCGCGTGCTGGTGGAGGACTCGCCGGCGATGATCTGCCGCTATCGCCCGGACCTGACCCTGGTGTTCGGCAACCGACCATTGGCCGACTACCTGCAATGCGCGCCGGATCAGCTGTTGGGCGCCAACCTGGGCCAGTGGTTGTCCGATGCCCAGCGTGAAGCCTTTCACGAGCGCCTGCGGGCATTGACCCCGGAGCAGCCCCTGAGCAGCGCGGAAATCTGCTTGCAACTGCCGGGCCGCGAACATGCCTGGTGGGTGTGGGCCGACCGTGGCCTGTTCGACGCGCAGGGCCAGTTGTTGGAGATCCAGGCCGTGGGCCGCGACAACACCGAACTGCGGCGTAGCCAGCAGCAGTTGCTGCAGGGCGCCAAGATGGCCACCCTCGG includes the following:
- a CDS encoding TadE/TadG family type IV pilus assembly protein; amino-acid sequence: MKASPAGRQKGAAAIEFVAVFMVFFAVFYGLVSYTLPMLMLQSFNQASSEAVRRCVAVDPSSQTYELDVQGLARQVIGQQLAWMPNALGFNLLTDTRVSVGTDKVLTVVIDYPRARLNRVLPSLVLPVVGEVPKLPDRLQAQASLQL
- a CDS encoding response regulator transcription factor, yielding MLVVDDQPLIVEELCEFLESEGYRCIAAHSTAEAIECYKADEAIGLILCDLHMPDRDGIELVRALKQMTGPQRMFEAIMLTGRADKQDVIRALREGFADYYQKPMDLDELLEGVRRQEHALLERRRNFRELGSLNQRLQELAESIDDLYQDLEKARGQGTHRRAGDTDEGEAELPPAFEKLSPRQLEVAKLVSKGKTNYQIACELGITENTVKLYVSQVLRLTHMHNRTQLALALTPRSSPVHQRFTTH
- a CDS encoding DUF3613 domain-containing protein; protein product: MCKPWIVLACLALSQTSWAQEPPRQPRPQTATEALLQVQASNRQGSRIPQVQTDKERDQAMQRWLDSYKYAIPDFYRWTKVNSSNN
- a CDS encoding PAS domain-containing sensor histidine kinase; this translates as MSGGLFDRWRAAPPPVVEPQALPAVGLQLLLDEQAQVLRLAGPLRTLLALPGRPGARLHDYLQRHSWLVIEGEPGDWQGQPLDLDFNTVVGHALHTRGWLQRHGQAWLLQLFDIGDLLREQRWDRQRPLLGEIGHALRECGAQRLAQTASAQLQVLAEHWQAASLRLMLREPNGWRHYASSDSTWPWPQDSRLQARLDSLPAATLLDVKDDVELQALCGGASLLLLPYRQGQDAEAWLLCAGATQVPEADMALALVRTLVEPLLARLWRQQWQQQSTHLDELQRQLGAGWWEWPAQGDLQLDPALAQALALPHQASLGQWLARLHPADREPAQLALAQAREGHALNLSLRLLDDGALETPRWWQWVGQPQGQRLHGFLLDISALKTQEQQAGMARARLENLIASSPAVIYVQRYAEGALHSDFFSASLAPLLGWDVDSELARQPGLAVHPDDRPLWLARTRSLLRDGQVRCRYRLRDQLGGYHWMLDEARLLRDELGQPVEVVGLWLDVSEATEAAERMRQSEERYRVLVEDSPAMICRYRPDLTLVFGNRPLADYLQCAPDQLLGANLGQWLSDAQREAFHERLRALTPEQPLSSAEICLQLPGREHAWWVWADRGLFDAQGQLLEIQAVGRDNTELRRSQQQLLQGAKMATLGELATGLVHEINQPLNVMRMAVVNALKRLEIGTAEPAYLEDKLRRIEAQVDRASRLVEHMRVYGRRSALDPVPFTAWSAVEGARALLDEGLRGKGVDLAIEPPALRPQVLGQQDQLEQVLINLVVNARDALLEQGRAGAWIRVRQQQMGEHLCLLVEDNGGGIDPQLHERIFEPFFTTKPAGVGTGLGLSVSHGIVSQMGGRLTVANSAEGACFRIELPLYSTN
- a CDS encoding A24 family peptidase gives rise to the protein MQSIVLLMWLALCTEQDVRERQISNTLTLGVAGCALAWLFATGHSWIGADASEAGWALAIVMLLTLPGYMLGRFGAGDVKLMGALALATSPQYVLGTFIGAGITVLAWMFGRRRLWTLLNPKVKKRLQKLAEEVGDKQPFAPYVLAGFLLTAVWIQ
- a CDS encoding type II secretion system F family protein, with protein sequence MALMLSALCLFAGFVLLALQLAWQWRARQRVARRLQGRMARDERLGDWLQWLGSSPLGRRLQRLDGETQALLDRLGWRRSRQRALFAAVQLGLPLLAMIVVLVMVHGLPGERRGHWVVLVLCALGAGYLLPKRLLAAAAARRQRRIAREVSVLIPLLRILFETGLAVEQALRVLAQEGRSLVPNISDELRLVLQRVDSGLALGPELEKSARLLAVDELIDTCVILQQLLVQGSGSMKSLLALKELLDDRRLTGLQERVSKMSAKMSAVMMVFLFPALLIVLAGPGFSALARALGS
- a CDS encoding type II secretion system F family protein — protein: MMGPMLLALTPLCLGMALLMFRLGLHKRGEERILLRLGRAYRSVRLGSARRDWLDPLLQRAGLAHGEFSPRNWLLAWVGLTLLAGLAAGWVAALMTLLGLPLLGYFYLSWRCRRQLRQIIEQLPGLLDHSVRSLKAGRTLSDAVLGGIEATREPLRSAMLRVRRNVQLGVPLDDAVSELAELYGQDELRMFALGLRINQRHGGNASELMENLIKLIREHEQGDRQLRAMTGETRITAWILGALPLGMVGYFLFANPGYLMAMWRDSHGQMMLLFAFALQAVGCLVLWRMMRSL
- a CDS encoding tetratricopeptide repeat protein — translated: MRAIMVFTGLLLLTGCAGQQPDSLARLFGGGACGKPDADQQLSLDMADQMIDEGRPHAGLAHLEQLPDTLEAVRLRKAKVLRQLGRSDAEPLYRSLLGGCLAAEGEHGLGQLASARGDDVQALRHLQRAARLAPTDEKVRNDLGVVQMNLGHHEEARFELLTAIELKDDNPLPALNLVTLALVQDNWRQAEDLVNRLRLGPAQFAEAQARAQQIRSTGRGPLASTAPSTSSLN